In Gemmatimonadales bacterium, one DNA window encodes the following:
- a CDS encoding LemA family protein, whose protein sequence is MKRVLFAAAAVLLAGCGYNKIQTLDEQANAFKSQIEVQLQRRADLVPNLVATVRGYAQQEVTIFTAVADARARLGGAVQSGNLQQMSQANQGLTGALSRLLAISENYPQLKSNENFRALQDQLEGTENRISTARGDYNNAVQAYNSYIRRFPQVLTAKVIGKGARDYFELTNPAAAEVPKVDFSAPQTKAQ, encoded by the coding sequence ATGAAGCGCGTGCTGTTCGCGGCGGCCGCCGTGCTGCTCGCCGGGTGCGGATACAACAAGATCCAGACGCTCGACGAGCAGGCCAATGCGTTCAAGAGTCAGATCGAGGTCCAGCTGCAGCGCCGGGCCGACCTGGTGCCGAACCTGGTCGCGACGGTGAGGGGCTACGCCCAGCAGGAAGTGACCATCTTCACGGCCGTCGCCGACGCCCGTGCCCGCCTCGGCGGGGCGGTGCAGAGCGGCAACCTCCAGCAGATGTCGCAGGCCAATCAGGGCCTGACCGGGGCGCTGAGTCGCCTGCTCGCGATCTCGGAGAACTACCCGCAACTCAAGTCGAACGAGAACTTCCGCGCCCTCCAGGATCAGCTCGAGGGCACCGAGAACCGCATCTCGACGGCGCGGGGCGACTACAACAATGCGGTCCAGGCGTACAACAGCTACATCCGCCGCTTCCCGCAGGTGCTGACGGCGAAGGTGATCGGCAAGGGAGCGCGCGACTACTTCGAGCTGACCAATCCCGCCGCGGCGGAAGTGCCGAAGGTGGACTTCTCCGCACCGCAGACGAAGGCGCAGTAG
- a CDS encoding M23 family metallopeptidase: MTVLRLAAGVGAVALASMLAATYSVVSHAVDLSRSQRIEKTNRALSSEVTILGQRVGALSDTLAVIARRDDEVRLVAGLDPLSPEVRRAGIGGPSGAWPEREHLLADGGVAGREALGVHVDLDALIRRANVLATSFREAAESLSAHAQQLAATPSITPTTGFLTSKFSYIRYHPILHENRPHEGIDITAAYGTQIIAPAAGRVVKVGWENGYGLMVVLDHGYGLETKYAHMSRTAVGVGQHMKRGDRLGWVGSTGLSTGPHLHYEVLVNGRPVDPLRYILPDAITD; the protein is encoded by the coding sequence GTGACGGTGCTGAGGCTGGCCGCGGGCGTGGGGGCCGTGGCCCTGGCGTCGATGCTGGCGGCGACCTACAGCGTGGTATCCCACGCGGTGGACTTGTCTCGGAGCCAGCGGATCGAGAAGACCAACCGGGCGCTGTCGAGCGAGGTCACGATCCTCGGCCAGCGGGTCGGGGCGCTGTCGGACACGCTGGCGGTGATCGCGCGGCGTGACGACGAGGTGCGGCTCGTGGCCGGCCTCGATCCGTTGAGCCCGGAGGTCCGGCGCGCCGGCATCGGCGGCCCGAGCGGCGCCTGGCCGGAGCGCGAGCACCTGCTGGCCGACGGCGGCGTGGCGGGCCGCGAGGCCCTCGGGGTGCACGTCGACCTCGACGCGCTGATCCGGCGGGCCAACGTGCTGGCCACGTCGTTCCGGGAGGCGGCCGAAAGCCTCTCCGCCCACGCGCAGCAGCTCGCGGCGACGCCGTCCATCACGCCCACGACCGGCTTCCTCACGAGCAAGTTCTCCTACATCCGCTACCATCCCATCCTCCACGAGAACCGGCCGCACGAGGGCATCGACATCACGGCCGCCTACGGCACCCAGATCATCGCGCCCGCGGCGGGCCGGGTGGTCAAGGTGGGGTGGGAGAACGGCTACGGCCTGATGGTGGTCCTGGACCACGGCTACGGCCTCGAGACCAAGTACGCCCACATGTCCCGGACCGCGGTGGGCGTGGGCCAGCACATGAAGCGCGGCGACCGCCTCGGCTGGGTCGGCAGCACCGGTCTCTCGACCGGCCCCCACCTGCACTACGAGGTGCTGGTGAACGGCCGGCCGGTGGATCCGCTGCGCTACATCCTCCCGGACGCGATCACGGACTGA